Within the Setaria viridis chromosome 3, Setaria_viridis_v4.0, whole genome shotgun sequence genome, the region CAGATTTCAGTGCTTTTGTTATCGGTTTCTGATCTTTTTTGGGGATTGGTGAGTGGGGAGTTTGGAGGCGTTCCTCTGAGATTGCCAAAAGGGTGAGCGCGCACGGTGCACCATTTAGCTGTACCCTTTAGTTTGGCTGCTGCTTAACCCATCATTTGGTTGCTGCCATTGCCATGGAACTGTTGCACAAGAAGCCGTTTTTATGCTTCTCCCAGTGTTGTCACTATGGAGTTGGGTTGGCAGATTTTCATCCATTTTTTTTATGCAAGAGGTATCTTCTTTTGTACCAAGATGAGGGTTAATGTGACAGCTCGCCATATGGATGTCTCGATTTTGGGGTTGCTATCTTGCTTGCTGTTGTATTATGTGTTATTCACTTTAGGATGTTTTCTCGGGGAAGCAGGTACGCCGgggcggcagcagcagaggGTGAAGAAGCCCCACCGCTGGAGGCCAGGGACAGTAGCACTGCGAGAGATCAGGAAGTACCAGAAATCCACTGAGCTGCTTATCCCCTTTGCGCCATTCGCCCGTCTGGTGGGTGCAGCTGCACTGCAGCGTGTACCTTTGGCTTGTTCTCCCCATAAAAATGGGTTTGAACTGCAGACTGTCTGATGGAAGCTATTGCTTCTGATAATTTTGCAGGTGAGGGAGATCACTGACTTCTACTCAAAGGGCAAGGTAACGCGCTGGACCCCGCAAGCGCTCCTTGCGATGCAAGAGGTCAGTTATACTTATACCTATACGGCTATACCTAATGGCTTAGATTTTCCATAGATAATTTGTTGTCATGAAGTCCTTTTCTCTTAATTGGTATCTTAATACTACTATTAACAGTTTCAGATTGTGACCTTTCTGGGTGATAATTTTTTACCGTTAAATTCCTTTTGCCTAATTGCTCTGGTTAATTAAGAGTTTTAGATTGTGAGACTTTGGCATGTGCATCTTTTGACTTTTCGGATTGTTTTTCTTCCTGCCTACAGGCAGCAGAATTCCACCTGATCGAACTGTTCGAAGTATCAAATCTTTGTGCCATCCACGCCAAACGTGTTACTATCAGTAAGTTGTCACTGAATGGACATCTTTTCTTTGCATTCTTTTCAGCAAATGGAAATATATATGTTAAAATATCAGTTACATGATTCTTTGATGATTGTGCTGATATTTGATATGATAAAATATCATTTGGATCTGATGATGTTGTTTGAAGCAGCAAAATTGCTAATGAGTAGACATAACAAATTAACAATGTTTAGTTAGTTTGTGCAAAGTGCAATTCTCAATTTTTAAAAGGCCATTACAGTCATGCAGTGTGATTCTCAACAAAGATCTAAGCAAATAGAGTGGAATGGAGTTTGCTAAACAGTAAAAATATCAACAAACGTTGGCTAAAAATTCTGAAATACCAACGATCTAGGTTCAGTTTTTGTATTTATTCTGGCCTAAGTTGTATGAATGTCAAATGTTTTCTGAAGTGAAAGACGTGTTTTTGATCCAATTATTGCTGCACTTGGAAGTCgttatgttttccttttgttaTGGTAAAAATCACAACAATAAAAAGTGTTTACCTTGCTGTTGCAGTGCAAAGGGACATACAGCTTGCAAGGCGTATCGGGGGAAGGTTTTGGTGAATGGTGATAGACTAATCATATGTTTTGTGGACCCTACTGCCTGATGTAGGACATGAAATATGTGTGGTTGGTCTTAGCATCTTGGAGTGTAATGTAGATGTATCTTAATCCAGGGAGCAGCTTATCGTCAATCTGATTTGCTAGGTGGCTTTTGGAGCAGCCTGACATTGGCTAAGATTCAGTAGATTTTATGACTCGTTTGTAATTCAAGTGATTATTTGACATGTTCAGATGAACTGGTTCCTAGGAGTTATGGTGTCAATGAATGTTTGCATGGAATAATTTGTTTCAGGTAGCATTCAAGATATTCAGACTGAAGTATCGGTTTTTGGTCCATGCGCCTCTGATATGTTTCTATTCTGATGAATGTTACTCGGATGATCTGTTAACATGCAGACAACACAATGCTGAGAACTTGTCATATCTGTGGATTATGTGGCAACTGTAGGAGGCCGGTAGAGGGTGCCTCTTGGGATAGATTGTCATTCTggctgtagtttttttttttttttgaaggaacggCTATTGATGCTTGAAACTGAAAGTGCTGAATATCTGGAGATTGTCTCTGTAACTACGTTGAGTTTGCGAGGGCTGTGGTTTTACCAACTTGTCCTGGCTTTTGTTCAACCATTTGCTGCTTCAGCGAGCCTATAGATTGAAGAAAGAAACCATTTTGTTTGCAGGTTACATTCTGAAACTATACTCtggtttttttttatctccCCTGGTGTCCATTGTTTACACATACAGATATTGGTTCAGGCTATCGATTAATCATGACCCGTACATGTTACCGGGTActtgagcaactccaagagcttCCTTTTATTAGCATCAATACCTCAATtaggaggggaaaaaaatagGCTCTAACAACTCCCCTAAATTCCCCGCAAATATCAAGCGTCCCAAATCCTTCCCCATCACCCCGCATATGTCCATCGCCGCGATCTTCCCCGATCCCCCTCCCGTGGTGCTTCTTTACCCGCACGTGCAATCATCATCCGACGACAAATTCAGAACCAGTTGCCTGGAATGGATTCGTCAGCTCGTAACGAATCCATTTTAGCTATCTCCAATTGCAATTGCACAACGCAACGGTGGATTTGGCTGGTAGGAGGGGAAAATGGCACGGGGAAGGGCGATCGGCGGTGGCGCTCCTCTACCCGCACGTGCAATCATCATCTGATGACGAATTCAGCACCAGTTGCATGGAATGGATTCGTCGGCTTGTAACTAATCCATTTTACCTATCTCCAATTGCAATTGCACATCGCAGCGGCGGATTTGGCTAGTAGGAGgggcggaaaaaaaaaagaggcacgGGGAGGGCGACTGGCGACGACGCTCGGTGTGCGACGAGAAATGATCGGATGGGGAAGGGGGTGGCGGCCCAATTGAGGGATCCACACGTGCTAATGGGTTAGTTTTGAAGTATAGAAGAGTTTATTATTGAGGATCTGTCGTGTGATGATATgatttttggggaaaaaaattagtagaaccTAATGTATAATTTCAgggaataatttttttatacttttggagttgctctgcaGTCCGGAACGAACTGCATGCGTGCTGGAACGCAGGAGCGGCAGAACTGAACCATTGCTGCAACGGCAGTTGCAGGGGCTTACACAAGTAATGAAGGTGAGTACATATcctaaaaattaaaaaacagCGAGTGCAGAATTTGAAGTAACCGAACCTAGACATCccaaattgggagtggcaaagtttgcattttaccataaatacaCAACggtagtatttcgtttgtatttgtgaattattgtccaaacattgactaattagactcaaaagattcgtctcgtaaagtacaacaaaagtgtgcaattagtttttgatttcgtctacatttagtactccatgcatgtactgtcggtgttttagaccggcaacccgcctagagggtaccctaggtggtcttttatgcggtaagggtcgtcgagaatcaaggaatcaatggtgacgcaaggaacacgatttagacaggttcgggccgctagatcgcgtaataccctacgtcctgtgtgttggtttgtattgaggTATGTTGAGATGTGTATATCTGtgtctttgaggggggtccctgcccgcccttatatacacgggagggcaggattataagtctgagtcctagtcgggtactattacaaagttctactcggtaatgatccgagtagttttccgtaaatatacttgactagtccgagtaggatactcCCATCCTTGtcctgatcttgtccgagtacgtcccttggtgggctgtccaaggcctactcgtggacctggggtatATGCCCgatatgtaccgcaagtttgatgtgatggggaatcttctttttccataatgccaaagttggaaaaaggggaactaaacaagaccctaAAGTTACCAGCCGTGTATCAGAAAGAACAATTATAACCTacctcctccgtcccaaatatagatcgttttaactttatTAAATTTATAAACTTTATTACGTACTTAAATATAACCTGTATTtatatacataataatatctatatatatagaaaagtaaaaacaacctataatttaggaccgAGGGAGCGCTTACAGTGACATATAGCACGAAGTCATGAGTTTGAGACGTGTGGAGCATAATTTTCCAGTTACTTAAATATAACCTATATTTACAGAGGGAGCGCGGTTCAGGGGTGTGGTCGTGTGGTTTGAGACGTGGACGAgaaaaagaatcaaagaaacaTAGGGTGCGTTCAGTTGGTGGGATGAAGTGGGACGgaacgggacgatcccacttcatCTCACGTTTGGTTCGGAGACACGAGGGATGAGTCCATCCCCACAAGGGGATATTCCCTCCGAATGCAGGACACCCCCCTCcctccaaaacgagcggacgggggcatcccacttcgtCTCCTGTCAACGCCATTTTTCCCTGTCAGGTGGAGCATCCCAGCAGCAGCGCGGCTAGGACCGCCACAGGCGGAGCTATCCCGgtaggcggaggcggcgcggccggagcCATCTCGGGGGCGGAGTCGGCGCGGTCAGGGGCTgccgccggggggggggggggggggcggggctcCCGCGGGCGGAGCCGTCCcgggggggcggcgcggccaaGGCTCCGCCTCCGACAAAGCCCTTCCTAGGGGTGGGGCAGCCAGGGCTGCCACCGACGAAGCCGTCCCGGCGGGGCAGCCCGGCTGACCGAGCTCGGCGAGCAGAGCGAGGCCTCGAGCTCAACAATGACGGCCAAAAGTTATGCCGGTTGAAGACATAAGGTTGGAAGAAAAATTAATAAAGGGAAAAGGTGGATGACTGATGGGGCCGACGAAAATGTACAGGGTCCACTGTTAACGGTGTTAAAATCACCATCCATCCCTTACTCTCCatctctccaaccaaataaaaaattggGACGGAtccatcccattcaaccaaacacgagatgggaCGATCCCATCTAAAAAACAGGGATGGGATAGTCCCGTCCCGCATTGtctcccaaccaaacgcacccatAGTGTTTTGGCTGATAAACAATCGGCCACTTCCAAAAATGAATAGAGTTTTTTTCATATCTCATCAGTTTttacaaaaaaaacatgcattttttagATTTTCAACCCACTTTAGTTTTCACGTTTTTAGTTGTACCTACGGAATACTGTGATCTTTGAAAAACaatatattagtatttcatcGTAGCGACTATGGATATTCCATTATAAAATAAAGAGAAAGTAATGTCATGTAATATTGTAAAGCACATACACCTTTTGAGTAGCTTCGGATGTATCTCTTTGATCATCGATGGCATTTCTTAGAACCACGAATTATGAGTGGTTTGTCACAGATTTCAACTTCGTGATAATTACCCGCGCAGGACTACAGATATCCAGATGGCTCACGGCCCGGCAGCCCATCCAGGAGCCCTTTTTCTAGCCTGGCCGGGCCCGGCACGGTGGCCTCCGTGTCCAAGCTGGTCCGGCCCACTAGCTCGTGTGCTGGGCGTGGGCCGCCACCCCGCACGCCGGGCAGCACGGCACGACCCGTGAAACAACATCCGGCCCGCCCatatataaatttagaaacCCTAACTCTTTGACTtaggcaccaccacctcccagtCTCCCTAAGAccccacgccgccacctcccctccgttgcccgcctctctctctccctttctctccccGCATACGCAGATGGCCGACCGTAGGGCACCGCTACACCGCAGGCTCACCACTCACCTCTGCCACCCGCCGCTCGCctcgccttcttcctccccgtGACGAGCAGGCCACCGCTCTCCTCCCCTACTTCCTCATCTCAATGCTCGGCGCCGCCACTCGCCCCTCTCCCCCCACCATCTGCCGCTCGTCCCTTCCTTCCACCACCATTGCTCCCcttgccttcttcctcctcgtgaCAAGCAggacgccgcccctcccctaCTTCCTCCCCACGCGGATCTGCGACGGGCCAGCGGCACTAGTGCGGATTTGTGATGAGCGTGTgactctctcctctctctcttccttcccaCCCAGGCAGCATGGGCCCGACGAACTCATCGTGCTTCATGAGCTGGTCCGGCACGAAATGGGCCCGTGGGTCCATGCCTGGGCTGTTGGTGCAGCCCGTGGGCGGGCACAGCACGGTGGAGGCGTAGTGTCGGGCCTGGCCCGGCATGAAGTTGGCCGGTCCTAGCCGGGCCCGTGCCAGGCCGGGCCAGGCCGCCGTCTGGACATCTGTACCCGCGACCCTCCCacagttttttttaataattgcactttttttttccgCTTCGAATTCaacccgccgtcgcccgcccgccggTCTCCGCCGCGATGGCTCGCACCAAGCACCCCGCCGTGAGGACGGCGGGCCGCCCGCCCAAGAAGAAGCTGCAGTTCGAGCGCTCCCCTCGCCAGAGGGCGGCGCAGACAGGTAGCGACCCCCGTCCACCGCACCCACTCTATCCTCCGGCGAGAGGACTCGCCACTGCTGCTTTCCTTCCATCCCCTAATGCTGAACCGCATTCTCATCTGATCCTTCTGTGCAGGCGGCGCGGGCACCTCGGGAACCCCGGtacgggcgggcgggcggagggggcGTTGCGGTGGTTGTTTATTTTAGGATTGCTTTGGGTTGCTGGGACCTGCTTGTAACCTTTTTGATGGAATGCAGGGGAGGGGCGCGCCGGCCCGGGATGGAGCGGCTGCCGCTGGTGAGGTCTCTTGGTTATCAGTCGGATTTTTGGGGTTTTTTCAGCGCGTGTTCCAGgattttggggggggggggggggggggttcttGGGTTATTTGTACTGTTTTTCAACGGCCTTCCTTTGCAGAAATTGCCCTGAGCACGCAAGGGGCATATTATCAGTGGCAAAGGCTTAGCAATGTCGCTGGAGAACTCTAGTTATGCTTGTTCTTTGGTGATTTGGGGATGGGTTGGTGGTTTCTCCTTACTTTTGTGGTAGTAGGTTTCGGTTGTTGCAAGATGATGGCTCCCGCACTAGTTTGCCATCGGGAGTACCGTTCATTCTTCTTGTTTCTTGTTTACTCGATTGGTTATTCACTTTAGGATGTGGTATTGGAGAAACAGGGGTGGCGGGGCGTATTAAGAAGCCGCATCGGTGGCGACCAGGGACGGTGGCTCTGCGGGAGATCAGGAAATTCCAGAAATCTACCAACCTTCTTATCCCATTTGCTCCCTTTGCTCGTCTGGTGGGTGCATCTTTGATTTGTCCTCTCCATAGACCATAACAGAACATCTGGAATCCACACTGTCTTAATGAGGCAGTGGTTGCTGATGACTTTGCAGGTGAGGGAGATCACGAATGACTATTCAAAGGAAGTGACACGCTGGACTCCTGAAGCCCTCCTTGCAATGCAAGAGGTTAATGCTGAAGCATGTCTCGTGTatcatttaatttaaaaaattaATGTGCATTAATTGGAGGCCCCTAAAGTATCAAATCTTCAAAACATGAATTGTCATCTTGAAATCCTGTCTTCCTTGTTGGTAACTTGGTATGGTACATATTTATGAGTGAATATATAAAATGGAATGAAATGTCTCATTGTAGATTGCATCTTATCTGATCTAACCTGCTTGCTATTGGTGATTGACCGATTGATGACTAAAATGTGAATGATTGAAATTCTGAAGCTTATCAAGCATATTTTGTTCAATGGCTTGATCAGAAATTCAATGTGATATTCAGCATTTGGAAACTGCTTTACCTTGTCTACATAAATTTCTCACCATTATGTTCTTTTTTTACTTAATTGGTATGGTACTAGTTCAGAATTTCATATTGCTAGATTTATGAGCAATTACTGTGGTGATCTGTGCAATTGCACGGCTAGTTTTAAGAAATCCAAGTGCGCATGTACTGTTTGTATCATTGTGACTTTTATAATCAGTTTTATACTTTGTCTAAttgtcttttttatttatttttattcgAGTATAGTTTTTTCCCATGATGTGAAAAGATCCTAGTCTTTtaacatttttctttatttttgcaCCTAGCTATGTTTTTTATTATATATTACATTAAATGATCATGTGGATTGCACCTTTGATCTTAAAAATGCATGCGATGTGCAAGAAACTTATGCATTTACTAAATTGTATGCTGAGCTTTCTCTTTTTTTGGTGCATCCTCCTTTTTTCCTCTCGAAGGCGTAGCATAGTAGTATTGCATCCTCCTCGGCTATCTACCATTAGCTATGTGGTCCGAGGTCATCTTCTGATACACACTACTTCACTTCATGTCAACTGTCAACGTTCTCCCAACCGGTACAACAAATTCATTCCCTTGTACTACTGCATAGTGTACAAATAGTGTCAGCCAACCAAACTATCTACGGAAAGGAGGGATACTATATTATGTTATTCTTTTTAAGGGGACGCTTGCCTTTTCCCATGATTAGAAATTTAGAATAGATCAATCGCCCTCTTGTATCAAGTCTTATCTTCTTTTATTTATGTTTACACCTAGTTATGTTTCTATTTTCTTATTACATTGTACATCAAAAGATTATTTCAATTGTAACCTTGATCCCTAATATGGATACAATGTGCAACGAATTCAcagattatttttattttgttaccttttttttttgcggcaCTTGACTTCTTTATTAATAACAGTAGAATAATGGAGAAAGATGCATATCAGTCTTTTGGattggtttttcttttgttatggCAGTAATGGGTAATTATAAATAGGTATAGCTATATAGTGAGCTTTCAGGTTATTTTGTAATGGTAATGGTTGGTAG harbors:
- the LOC117848262 gene encoding histone H3-like centromeric protein CENH3, which encodes MARTKHPAVRTAGRPPKKKLQFERSPRQRAAQTGGAGTSGTPGRGAPARDGAAAAGVAGRIKKPHRWRPGTVALREIRKFQKSTNLLIPFAPFARLVREITNDYSKEVTRWTPEALLAMQEAAEFHLIELFEVALLLAIHGKRVTIMQKDIQLARRIGGRRWS
- the LOC117848260 gene encoding histone H3-like centromeric protein CENH3 isoform X2 is translated as MARTKHAAVKKSKEQPKKKLQFARSPHRRATPTGGASTSGTPGRAAGTGDGAAAGGTPGRQQQRVKKPHRWRPGTVALREIRKYQKSTELLIPFAPFARLVREITDFYSKGKVTRWTPQALLAMQEAAEFHLIELFEVSNLCAIHAKRVTIMQRDIQLARRIGGRFW
- the LOC117848260 gene encoding histone H3-like centromeric protein CENH3 isoform X1 → MARTKHAAVKKSKEQPKKKLQFARSPHRRATPTGGASTSGTPGRAAGTGDGAAAGAGTPGRQQQRVKKPHRWRPGTVALREIRKYQKSTELLIPFAPFARLVREITDFYSKGKVTRWTPQALLAMQEAAEFHLIELFEVSNLCAIHAKRVTIMQRDIQLARRIGGRFW